Proteins encoded within one genomic window of Saccharopolyspora pogona:
- a CDS encoding sugar phosphate isomerase/epimerase family protein, producing the protein MRAEQPPAPNPLAGIGDEAATALTDQITAVKRLGWSAIELRTADGIALADLDAQQFSGVLRTVRAADLDVVCLASRIGNWSRTITSPFADDMHELDVLAERCHQLGTRLIRIMSYPNDGLPHTEWRDRALARVTRLAERAAEHGVTLVHENCAGWAGSNADRMLELVHEAGGASLRLLFDTGNGVEYGYDSHDLLRRILPHVAHVHIKDAIGEPGDAAYVLPGEGQCRVAESLRLLITSGYPGALSIEPHLLNRPHEGIQAAGSDAEPFVQAGRRLETLLNEAGTPAALDEPDRSAKTGHVTS; encoded by the coding sequence ATGCGTGCTGAACAACCTCCCGCGCCGAACCCGCTCGCCGGTATCGGAGACGAAGCGGCCACCGCGCTGACCGACCAGATCACCGCCGTCAAACGTCTCGGCTGGTCGGCGATCGAACTGCGCACAGCAGACGGGATCGCGCTGGCGGATCTGGACGCGCAGCAGTTCTCCGGCGTGCTGCGCACCGTCCGCGCCGCGGACCTCGACGTGGTGTGCCTCGCCTCCCGAATCGGCAACTGGTCCCGGACCATCACCTCGCCGTTCGCCGACGACATGCACGAACTCGACGTCCTGGCGGAACGTTGCCACCAACTGGGCACCCGGTTGATCCGCATCATGTCCTACCCCAACGACGGCCTTCCCCACACCGAGTGGCGTGATCGCGCGCTGGCGCGCGTCACCCGGCTGGCCGAACGCGCCGCAGAGCACGGCGTCACGCTGGTGCACGAGAACTGCGCGGGGTGGGCAGGCAGCAACGCCGACCGGATGCTGGAACTGGTCCACGAGGCCGGCGGTGCCTCGCTGCGGTTGCTCTTCGACACGGGCAACGGCGTCGAGTACGGCTACGACTCCCACGACTTACTCCGGCGAATCCTGCCGCACGTCGCGCACGTGCACATCAAGGACGCGATCGGCGAGCCGGGCGACGCCGCATACGTCCTGCCCGGCGAAGGGCAGTGCCGCGTCGCCGAAAGCCTGCGACTGCTGATCACGTCCGGCTACCCGGGAGCCTTGTCGATCGAACCGCACCTGCTCAACCGGCCGCATGAAGGCATCCAGGCGGCCGGTTCCGACGCGGAGCCGTTCGTGCAGGCCGGCCGGCGCCTGGAAACGCTGCTGAACGAAGCGGGAACGCCCGCCGCGCTCGACGAGCCGGATCGGTCCGCCAAGACCGGGCACGTCACGTCGTGA
- a CDS encoding nucleoside triphosphate pyrophosphohydrolase family protein, translating into MDPLPVGATLADLQCYVAKMEDERGFSDSTVLEQSLKLGEEFGELFKAIRKTENLPIDHTSITGTVDEELGTS; encoded by the coding sequence ATGGATCCGTTGCCAGTGGGCGCGACTCTCGCTGACCTCCAGTGCTACGTAGCGAAGATGGAGGATGAGCGTGGGTTCTCCGACAGCACTGTGCTGGAGCAGTCCCTCAAGCTCGGAGAAGAGTTCGGCGAGCTGTTCAAGGCCATCCGCAAAACGGAAAACCTCCCGATCGACCACACGTCGATCACCGGGACCGTCGACGAAGAACTGGGGACATCCTGA
- a CDS encoding aldo/keto reductase, translating to MRARRPGADGQVPRGHSESLAQLALQWVLRQPQVTSALVGASSVRQLDHNVTALEFPPLTDKELALIDENTTHRNQDR from the coding sequence GTGCGGGCTCGTCGCCCTGGTGCTGACGGACAAGTACCTCGAGGACATTCCGAGTCCCTGGCGCAGCTGGCGCTGCAATGGGTGCTGCGGCAGCCGCAGGTGACTTCGGCGCTCGTCGGGGCAAGCTCGGTGCGGCAGCTGGACCACAACGTCACGGCGCTCGAATTCCCGCCGCTGACGGACAAAGAGCTGGCCCTGATCGACGAGAACACAACTCATCGGAATCAAGACCGGTAA
- a CDS encoding EndoU domain-containing protein, whose amino-acid sequence MSAVEDVDKALSFVLGKLAEATEQLSTAQAALEEGGTGLSVLDGTNDDEAQQALVHQQESGDQLTHAQEVLRRCTEQIKQYQPRVATSRAPSTPPREPPARPDSRTRSSLPRPPQRETTHGRWFTPNGDAARQRSVEQTAEPTAWDNVEGEKPNPADIHTPDLKQIHILDGEGDGKGGHVAGTGNPGKTEFPKAWDDDKIIDTVEDVAKNPDSPPTLEKSGNYKFNGTRDGVEIEGYVTPGGQVQTGYPVRGKGVMQNDEFGNPHPVSSSK is encoded by the coding sequence ATGTCTGCCGTAGAGGACGTAGACAAGGCGCTGAGCTTCGTGCTGGGCAAGCTCGCCGAAGCGACAGAACAGCTCAGCACGGCGCAGGCTGCGCTGGAGGAGGGCGGCACCGGTCTCTCGGTGCTCGACGGCACCAACGACGATGAGGCGCAACAAGCCCTTGTGCACCAACAGGAAAGCGGTGACCAGCTCACCCACGCCCAGGAGGTCCTGCGTCGCTGTACCGAACAGATCAAGCAATACCAGCCCCGCGTTGCGACGAGCCGAGCACCAAGTACCCCGCCGCGAGAGCCGCCGGCCCGACCTGACAGCAGAACGCGATCATCGCTTCCACGGCCACCGCAGCGAGAGACGACACACGGCCGCTGGTTCACCCCCAACGGCGACGCCGCACGCCAGCGGAGCGTCGAGCAGACCGCCGAACCCACTGCCTGGGATAACGTCGAGGGCGAGAAGCCGAACCCGGCAGACATCCATACCCCGGACCTCAAACAAATCCACATCCTCGACGGCGAAGGCGACGGGAAAGGTGGTCACGTCGCAGGAACAGGAAACCCCGGGAAAACCGAGTTTCCCAAAGCCTGGGATGACGACAAGATCATCGACACGGTTGAAGATGTCGCAAAGAACCCGGACAGCCCGCCCACCCTGGAAAAAAGCGGGAACTACAAGTTCAACGGAACCAGGGACGGTGTGGAGATTGAGGGTTACGTGACTCCCGGCGGACAAGTCCAAACCGGCTACCCGGTTCGTGGAAAGGGCGTTATGCAAAACGACGAGTTTGGCAATCCGCACCCGGTATCCTCAAGCAAGTGA
- a CDS encoding M20/M25/M40 family metallo-hydrolase: MQREIFGCDDRDLLLHLLATPTVGPLEASAADPPPQLWQAQRSYARAAATLGFQTVRHESPAPDVLARADVPRTVRDAAADPHFLAQQPSLVLRLGPELPREATVLFNVHLDTVAGVEPVAFHDGRFTGRGAIDAKGPAVALLAGIRDATRTNPALGRDVGVLVQAVSGEEGGAMGTFGTRPLVESGFFGRLNIFCEPTGLQYLPRATASMTACVQVDGHGAIDDRPDTGHNATVLLGFLAQHIARELDPRHRPGRLCVAGIHTGDLHNRVYGSGKLLINLSYSNASEGAAAEAELLAAVNSGVEQFTATFAGTREVARTAADASSITRVDWLKRGLPCLHNSAAWAEELLTNAGAARWPDSTPAFTCDAIWMHGVPDTYTAVLGPGTLDGNNAHAEGEYAELDELRRYASIVSSLLTGFADQHRRQLQEGKIR, translated from the coding sequence ATGCAGCGCGAGATCTTCGGCTGCGACGATCGGGACCTACTTCTGCACCTGCTGGCGACCCCCACCGTCGGGCCGTTGGAAGCGTCCGCAGCCGACCCACCACCGCAGCTGTGGCAAGCGCAGCGCAGCTACGCCCGGGCTGCTGCCACCCTCGGATTCCAGACGGTGCGCCACGAAAGCCCGGCACCTGACGTCTTGGCGCGTGCCGACGTACCGCGCACCGTGCGCGACGCCGCAGCAGACCCGCACTTCCTCGCACAACAACCGAGCCTGGTACTCCGCCTCGGCCCCGAGCTCCCGCGCGAGGCCACCGTGCTGTTCAACGTCCACCTGGACACGGTCGCCGGCGTCGAACCGGTGGCCTTCCACGACGGACGCTTCACCGGACGCGGCGCCATCGACGCGAAAGGGCCGGCGGTGGCCCTGCTCGCGGGCATCCGCGACGCCACCCGGACCAACCCCGCACTCGGGCGCGACGTCGGAGTCCTCGTGCAGGCCGTGTCGGGCGAAGAAGGCGGCGCGATGGGCACCTTCGGGACCCGCCCGCTCGTGGAGTCCGGTTTTTTCGGCCGTCTCAACATTTTCTGCGAACCGACGGGCCTGCAGTACCTGCCCCGTGCGACGGCCTCGATGACGGCGTGCGTGCAGGTGGACGGCCACGGCGCCATCGACGACCGGCCCGACACCGGGCACAACGCCACCGTGCTCCTCGGTTTCCTAGCCCAGCACATCGCCCGTGAACTCGATCCGCGGCACCGCCCGGGCCGGCTCTGCGTCGCCGGAATCCACACCGGCGACCTGCACAACCGGGTCTACGGCAGCGGAAAACTGCTGATCAACCTCTCCTACTCGAACGCTTCCGAGGGTGCTGCGGCGGAGGCCGAACTGCTCGCAGCGGTCAACAGCGGAGTCGAGCAGTTCACCGCGACCTTCGCCGGCACCCGAGAAGTCGCCCGCACCGCGGCCGACGCCTCGTCCATCACCCGCGTGGACTGGCTCAAGCGCGGCTTGCCGTGCCTGCACAACTCCGCGGCGTGGGCCGAAGAACTCCTCACCAACGCCGGTGCGGCTCGCTGGCCGGACAGCACCCCAGCCTTCACCTGCGACGCGATCTGGATGCACGGCGTTCCCGACACCTACACCGCAGTGCTGGGTCCCGGAACCCTCGACGGGAACAACGCCCACGCCGAAGGGGAATACGCCGAGCTGGACGAACTCCGGAGATACGCGTCCATCGTGTCCTCGCTGCTCACCGGCTTCGCCGATCAGCACCGCCGCCAGTTACAGGAAGGGAAGATCCGATGA
- a CDS encoding DUF6917 domain-containing protein, with protein MNFEEDGPKRAVSGTLVKVLLHRREQRGMSLEPHASRCVRRGEVHELVTTDHEDTSPGARIDRVGFLGFAEIGCAGVIDRGDELWIGATLLGTVLGFDACHFPNHYNILIQAETPVTGADLRLESEMPVTFAPALLPAK; from the coding sequence GTGAATTTCGAAGAGGACGGCCCGAAACGAGCCGTCAGCGGCACGCTGGTGAAAGTGCTGCTGCACCGCCGGGAACAACGGGGCATGTCCCTCGAACCGCACGCGAGCCGCTGTGTCCGGCGAGGCGAGGTCCACGAGCTGGTGACCACCGACCACGAGGACACCTCGCCCGGCGCCCGCATCGACCGCGTCGGCTTTCTGGGGTTCGCCGAGATCGGGTGCGCCGGTGTGATCGACCGCGGCGACGAGTTATGGATCGGGGCAACGCTGCTCGGGACCGTGCTGGGCTTCGACGCTTGCCACTTTCCGAACCACTACAACATTCTGATCCAAGCCGAGACACCGGTGACCGGTGCGGACCTGCGGCTCGAGTCGGAAATGCCGGTCACATTCGCCCCCGCGCTGCTACCCGCGAAGTGA
- a CDS encoding Ldh family oxidoreductase, with the protein MTLQQRTRAASGTVQVRYEDLHAWVSELFTERGIPPHRARTAASALCHGDLTGFDSHGVFNLSRLYLPLFDSGRVDPAAEPEIVTDTGACAVVDSRRALGLWSAAEAMDTAVERAGRHGIGLVSVRDATHFGCAGYHATRAAERGMVGIVASNCGGQRIARPPLGALTMLGTNPLAVAAPALPDHPFVLDMSTTVVPTGKVRIAASRGETIPPGWLTDDAGNPVTDPAVFDRGTAHLGWLGGSPETGAYKGYGLGLVVELLAALLPGADLGPAPAALQGDGGPHGRDDGIGFFVLAIAPDLLRPDGAFGADAHTMFTTLADCPPAAPGNLVRYPGWWEAERALERHRCGVPIPAHVHRELLELGLPSTEPAGEHQ; encoded by the coding sequence ATGACGCTGCAACAGCGAACGCGGGCCGCCTCGGGCACCGTCCAGGTACGCTACGAAGACCTGCACGCCTGGGTCAGCGAACTGTTCACCGAACGCGGGATCCCGCCGCACCGCGCACGCACTGCCGCTTCCGCGCTGTGCCACGGCGACCTGACGGGATTCGACTCGCACGGCGTGTTCAACCTGTCCCGCCTCTACTTGCCGCTGTTCGACTCCGGCCGCGTCGACCCGGCCGCGGAGCCGGAGATCGTCACGGACACCGGTGCGTGCGCCGTCGTCGACTCGCGGCGCGCACTCGGCCTGTGGTCGGCCGCCGAAGCGATGGACACCGCCGTCGAACGCGCCGGAAGACACGGGATCGGCCTGGTGTCCGTCCGCGACGCGACGCACTTCGGCTGTGCGGGCTATCACGCGACACGTGCCGCCGAGCGGGGCATGGTCGGTATCGTCGCGAGCAACTGCGGAGGCCAACGCATTGCCCGGCCTCCGCTCGGCGCGCTGACGATGCTCGGAACCAATCCGCTCGCCGTCGCTGCCCCAGCCTTGCCGGACCACCCATTCGTACTGGACATGAGCACCACAGTGGTTCCCACCGGCAAGGTGCGCATCGCCGCGAGCCGCGGCGAGACCATTCCACCAGGTTGGCTCACCGACGACGCCGGAAACCCGGTCACCGATCCCGCTGTCTTCGACCGCGGCACGGCGCACCTGGGTTGGCTTGGTGGTTCCCCGGAAACCGGCGCCTACAAGGGTTACGGCCTGGGTCTCGTCGTCGAGTTGCTGGCCGCGTTGCTACCCGGCGCCGACCTCGGCCCCGCGCCGGCGGCCCTGCAGGGCGACGGCGGCCCGCACGGACGCGACGACGGAATCGGCTTCTTCGTCCTGGCGATCGCGCCGGATCTGCTTCGCCCAGATGGCGCCTTCGGCGCCGACGCGCACACGATGTTCACCACCCTGGCCGACTGCCCGCCGGCAGCCCCGGGCAACCTTGTCCGGTATCCCGGCTGGTGGGAGGCCGAACGAGCCCTCGAACGCCACCGTTGCGGAGTCCCGATCCCCGCACACGTCCACCGCGAACTGCTCGAACTCGGGCTGCCCAGCACCGAACCGGCGGGTGAGCACCAGTGA
- a CDS encoding nucleotide sugar dehydrogenase, which yields MSAELVVVGLGYVGLPLAARACEAGLAVIGLDINSGVVAEINAGRSHVRDVSNEVIAGMAANGFTATTDPSVLGDADTIVLCVPTGLSDTGEPDLMAVRTAARTVSEHLRPGTLVVLESTSYPGTTEEVVLPILERGSGLRAGGDFHLAYSPERIDPGNAAFGVQNTPKIISGVTPLCAKYGVAFYGRFVDTLVVSRGTREAEMAKILENTYRYVNIALVNEVALFCDQMGIDVWDVLHCAATKPFGFAAFHPGPGVGGHCIPVDPLYLQSKAHSVGFSFNMLAAARDVNQRIPEHVVIRVAKLLEEQGQPVSGARVVLLGVTYKRDVADTRESPAFPVARGLLARGADVRFHDPNVRSFTVDGAALVKVDQLADALQTADIAILMQDHSCYDPVELAASRCALLDTRGRSTGTNVTLL from the coding sequence ATGTCCGCAGAACTGGTCGTCGTTGGGCTCGGTTACGTCGGGTTGCCGCTGGCAGCCCGGGCGTGTGAAGCCGGTTTAGCAGTCATCGGCCTGGACATCAACAGCGGAGTGGTGGCCGAGATCAACGCTGGTCGGTCGCACGTCCGGGACGTCTCCAACGAGGTGATCGCCGGCATGGCAGCGAACGGATTCACCGCGACCACCGACCCTTCGGTGCTCGGCGACGCCGACACCATCGTGCTCTGCGTGCCCACGGGGCTGTCGGACACCGGTGAGCCGGACCTGATGGCGGTGCGGACGGCGGCCCGAACGGTTTCCGAGCACCTGCGCCCCGGCACCCTCGTGGTGCTGGAATCCACCTCATATCCGGGCACCACCGAGGAGGTGGTGCTCCCGATCCTGGAGCGGGGCAGCGGGCTGCGCGCCGGTGGCGATTTCCACCTGGCCTACTCGCCGGAGCGAATCGACCCGGGCAACGCGGCGTTCGGTGTACAGAACACGCCAAAGATCATCAGCGGTGTTACTCCGCTTTGCGCCAAGTACGGTGTCGCGTTCTACGGCCGATTCGTCGACACCCTCGTGGTGTCCCGTGGCACGCGGGAGGCCGAGATGGCCAAGATCCTGGAGAACACCTACCGCTACGTGAACATCGCGTTGGTGAACGAGGTCGCGCTGTTCTGCGACCAGATGGGCATTGACGTCTGGGATGTCCTGCATTGCGCTGCGACGAAACCGTTCGGTTTCGCCGCGTTCCACCCCGGACCGGGGGTCGGGGGCCATTGCATCCCGGTCGACCCGCTGTACCTCCAGAGCAAGGCGCACAGCGTGGGATTTTCGTTCAACATGCTCGCCGCCGCGAGAGACGTGAACCAGCGCATACCGGAGCACGTGGTGATCCGGGTGGCGAAGCTCCTCGAGGAGCAGGGGCAGCCGGTTTCCGGTGCGCGGGTGGTGCTGCTGGGCGTGACCTACAAACGGGATGTGGCCGATACGCGCGAGTCGCCGGCGTTCCCGGTTGCGCGCGGCCTGCTGGCTCGAGGCGCGGATGTCCGCTTCCACGATCCCAACGTGCGGTCGTTCACGGTGGACGGGGCGGCACTGGTCAAAGTGGACCAGCTGGCCGATGCGCTGCAGACCGCGGACATCGCGATCCTGATGCAGGACCACTCCTGTTATGACCCGGTAGAGCTCGCCGCCTCCAGGTGTGCGCTGCTGGACACCCGGGGACGAAGCACGGGCACGAACGTGACCCTGCTGTGA
- a CDS encoding Gfo/Idh/MocA family protein, which translates to MTPTAGNARQVAIVGLGTISKYYLDAIHHDPGWTLAAVCDIRSEALTPHRSGTPCFGDHRTMFQEVALDAVVVTAPNDVHAAVCRDALRAGLPVCVEKPLAVSLDDGRELAALADATGTPLFTAFHRRYNENVLRLADQVRRSGAIEKLTVRYNELIEDHIGTDSWYLDPLRCGGGCVADNGPNAFDLVRMFVGDVTVAAASVRRDQRGTDRRAVIELRSATGIPATVELDWSYSGEIKDVDVLLSGGTRFHADMLAGHPGFKSSLWHEYAGILGDFAATISGAPREDGGLPALDLVAQSYRIERAGVLAPEGQAR; encoded by the coding sequence GTGACCCCGACAGCCGGGAACGCGCGACAGGTGGCCATCGTCGGCCTGGGCACGATCTCGAAGTACTACCTGGACGCGATCCACCACGATCCCGGTTGGACGTTGGCGGCGGTGTGCGACATCCGTTCCGAAGCGCTGACACCGCACCGATCCGGCACGCCGTGCTTCGGCGACCACCGCACGATGTTCCAGGAGGTCGCCCTGGACGCCGTGGTGGTCACCGCGCCCAACGACGTCCATGCGGCGGTGTGCCGGGACGCCCTGCGCGCGGGTCTCCCGGTCTGCGTGGAAAAGCCGTTGGCGGTGTCGCTCGACGACGGCCGCGAGCTAGCGGCGCTGGCCGACGCCACCGGGACACCGCTGTTCACCGCCTTCCACCGCCGGTACAACGAGAACGTGTTGCGCCTGGCGGACCAGGTCCGCCGGAGCGGCGCCATCGAGAAGCTGACCGTCCGGTACAACGAACTCATCGAAGACCACATAGGTACCGACAGCTGGTACCTGGACCCGCTGCGGTGCGGCGGCGGATGCGTGGCCGACAACGGGCCCAACGCCTTCGACCTGGTTCGCATGTTCGTCGGCGATGTCACGGTCGCGGCCGCGAGCGTGCGACGCGACCAGCGCGGAACGGACCGCCGAGCCGTGATCGAACTGCGCTCGGCCACCGGCATCCCGGCCACCGTCGAACTCGACTGGTCGTATTCCGGGGAGATCAAAGACGTCGACGTCCTGCTCTCGGGCGGAACGCGGTTCCATGCGGACATGCTGGCCGGTCACCCTGGCTTCAAATCCTCGCTGTGGCACGAATACGCCGGAATCCTCGGCGACTTCGCCGCGACCATCTCCGGTGCCCCGCGAGAGGACGGCGGCCTACCGGCACTCGACCTCGTCGCACAGAGCTATCGAATCGAACGAGCCGGCGTCCTGGCGCCGGAAGGGCAGGCAAGGTGA
- a CDS encoding bestrophin-like domain, producing MLLPLFVVGFTVLNARRKTAASGEADSDSQSFAGGVLNALFTVVLAFYIVFAWQNGDDISKASDQEANALIDTHWQVSRAPEPHATTIQALTAQYAARVADHEWSALDRGETDPETDRLLNSLRAEVLALPADTETLKTAREQSMQNVRQIDEGHRQRVDVATDDQNFNIMLLMASILGGVLMIAFPLITGLSMRPANVVTMVLLTLTIGFTIFISIELLHPLHGPFGVAPDAFKAALDTFATHTSTGA from the coding sequence GTGCTGTTGCCCCTGTTCGTCGTCGGGTTCACCGTGCTCAACGCCCGCCGCAAGACCGCAGCCTCCGGTGAGGCGGACTCGGACTCGCAATCGTTCGCCGGCGGCGTGCTGAACGCCTTGTTCACCGTTGTACTGGCGTTCTACATCGTGTTCGCCTGGCAGAACGGCGACGACATCAGCAAGGCCTCAGACCAAGAGGCGAACGCGCTCATCGACACGCACTGGCAGGTCAGCAGGGCGCCCGAGCCACACGCAACCACCATCCAGGCTCTGACCGCCCAGTACGCAGCGCGGGTCGCCGACCACGAATGGTCCGCACTGGACCGGGGCGAGACCGACCCCGAGACCGACCGGTTGCTGAACTCGCTACGTGCCGAGGTGCTCGCGCTCCCTGCGGACACCGAGACGCTCAAGACGGCGCGGGAACAGTCGATGCAGAACGTCCGGCAGATCGACGAAGGGCATCGCCAGCGGGTCGACGTGGCCACTGATGACCAGAATTTCAACATCATGCTGCTAATGGCCAGCATCCTCGGAGGCGTGCTGATGATCGCATTCCCGCTGATCACCGGGCTTAGCATGCGGCCGGCCAACGTCGTGACGATGGTACTGCTGACATTGACCATCGGCTTCACCATCTTCATTTCGATCGAGCTGCTGCACCCGCTGCACGGACCGTTCGGCGTCGCCCCCGACGCCTTCAAAGCGGCACTGGACACGTTCGCCACCCACACAAGCACAGGGGCCTGA
- a CDS encoding helix-turn-helix domain-containing protein, with the protein MLRELRRGAGLTIKDAAEWLVMGESAVSKIEKAKIAIKATHVRALGQLYDIDAAKLDYLLKLVKESNERGWWTAYRDTVPEWFRQFVGLEADSLDLWNYEAEYVPGLLQTSDYVRELMKANRPDMNEDEIERQVRLRRERQERLDGGQPPRLHFYINESVIRRPAGDSATWRRQVEHLIESSKLDHVTLRIVPFSAGPHPAMSGSFVMMQFPEEDTPAFVYLENQRGAVYQEDPGDIDRYMVTVEVLERLSLSPDDSCGMLGDALKPL; encoded by the coding sequence ATGCTGCGCGAGCTACGGCGTGGCGCTGGCCTCACGATTAAGGACGCCGCCGAGTGGCTCGTCATGGGAGAGTCGGCCGTCAGCAAGATCGAGAAGGCCAAGATCGCGATCAAAGCGACTCATGTTCGAGCACTTGGCCAGCTCTATGACATCGATGCCGCGAAGCTCGACTACCTTTTGAAGCTGGTCAAGGAATCCAACGAACGCGGGTGGTGGACTGCCTACCGAGATACGGTGCCCGAATGGTTCCGGCAGTTCGTTGGGCTCGAAGCGGACTCGCTTGACTTGTGGAACTACGAGGCCGAATACGTTCCGGGACTCCTGCAAACGTCGGACTATGTCCGGGAGCTCATGAAGGCCAACCGGCCTGACATGAACGAGGACGAGATCGAACGACAGGTGCGTCTACGCCGCGAACGTCAAGAGCGGCTCGACGGTGGCCAACCGCCGCGTCTCCACTTCTACATCAACGAGTCGGTGATCCGACGCCCCGCTGGCGACTCTGCAACGTGGCGACGCCAGGTAGAGCACCTAATCGAGTCATCCAAGCTCGATCACGTCACGCTGCGGATTGTGCCCTTTTCGGCTGGCCCACACCCTGCCATGTCAGGCAGCTTCGTGATGATGCAGTTCCCCGAGGAGGACACGCCAGCCTTCGTCTACCTGGAGAACCAACGGGGCGCGGTCTACCAGGAAGATCCGGGCGACATCGACCGCTATATGGTCACCGTCGAGGTTCTCGAACGGCTCTCGTTGAGTCCCGACGACTCGTGCGGGATGCTGGGCGATGCGCTCAAACCCCTGTGA
- a CDS encoding Gfo/Idh/MocA family protein has protein sequence MLQPFVVGLGRAGAGLHLPVLAKARAAASELFRPGPVVACDPDPDKRPATPGVTTVDSARAAAERLDPDGTVVHLCTPPQNRAEALTGLAELGFQRFIIEKPLATGVDELGEISALRGRHGLDPAVVTHWLDSELTRRLVSLIRQQRLGELRSITVAQHKPRFTRSTGTDGHPTAFDVEVPHSLGVVLHLAGPATVRHAKLTDMHGPSAVLPRMGSARLVLQHQNGVVTEIFSDLTAPVKQRQITLEFDRGQAIGHYPISDSDDHAQLVIRGESPGREIFRDDALTSFMVRAYRHFQGSERSDHGTFDLHCDVVGLLAAAKQHCLAAEQVVTSTPKGRILHDAC, from the coding sequence ATGCTGCAACCATTCGTGGTCGGCCTTGGCCGGGCAGGTGCCGGCCTGCATTTACCGGTCCTGGCAAAAGCGCGAGCCGCCGCGAGCGAACTCTTCCGGCCCGGTCCCGTCGTCGCCTGCGACCCCGACCCGGACAAGCGCCCGGCCACTCCCGGCGTGACCACCGTCGACTCCGCACGCGCGGCCGCAGAACGACTGGACCCGGATGGCACCGTGGTACACCTCTGCACGCCGCCGCAGAATCGGGCCGAAGCGCTCACCGGCCTCGCCGAACTCGGCTTCCAGCGGTTCATCATCGAGAAACCCCTCGCCACCGGTGTCGATGAGCTCGGTGAGATCAGCGCGCTGCGCGGCCGGCACGGGCTCGACCCGGCGGTGGTGACGCATTGGCTGGACTCCGAGCTCACCCGCCGGCTCGTGTCATTGATCCGGCAGCAACGGCTCGGTGAACTCCGATCAATCACGGTGGCGCAGCACAAACCCCGGTTCACCCGCTCCACCGGGACCGACGGGCACCCGACGGCGTTCGACGTCGAGGTACCGCATTCCCTCGGCGTAGTGCTGCACCTGGCCGGGCCGGCGACGGTCCGGCACGCGAAGTTGACCGACATGCACGGACCGAGCGCCGTGCTCCCCCGGATGGGCAGCGCACGGCTTGTCCTGCAGCACCAGAACGGCGTCGTCACCGAGATCTTCTCCGACCTGACCGCACCGGTGAAGCAACGCCAGATCACCTTGGAATTCGACCGCGGCCAGGCGATCGGCCACTACCCCATCAGCGACAGCGACGACCACGCACAGCTGGTGATCCGCGGCGAATCCCCGGGCCGGGAGATCTTCCGCGATGACGCACTGACCAGCTTCATGGTGCGCGCCTACCGCCATTTCCAAGGATCCGAGCGCAGCGACCACGGGACGTTCGACCTGCACTGCGACGTCGTCGGGCTGCTTGCGGCTGCGAAGCAGCACTGCCTGGCGGCCGAGCAGGTCGTCACGTCCACGCCGAAAGGCAGGATTCTCCACGATGCGTGCTGA
- a CDS encoding DUF397 domain-containing protein, translating into MPDMRYSYSAWRKSTRSNENGGNCVEVGFADTGRAVRDTKQVADPNRPVLEFSGNVFTAFLDRVKSGELD; encoded by the coding sequence ATGCCCGACATGAGGTACAGCTACAGCGCGTGGCGGAAGTCGACGCGTTCCAATGAGAACGGCGGCAACTGCGTCGAAGTTGGCTTCGCCGACACGGGCCGGGCCGTCCGAGACACCAAGCAGGTGGCCGACCCGAATAGGCCGGTGCTGGAGTTCAGCGGGAACGTCTTCACCGCGTTCCTAGACCGGGTGAAGTCCGGCGAGCTCGACTGA